From the genome of Patescibacteria group bacterium:
TACCCATCGCCTGGGCGGATATATCGCTTTGCGCGATGTTATCGCCAATACTTTTAAAAATCCTCTAAAATTTTTAAAGCACAAAACTAAACAGGTTCTAGGCAGAGAAACCAAAGAAGAATTTTGGGCGTTAAAAGATATAAATTTTACGATTAATAAGGGCGAGGCGGTCGGCATTATCGGCTCTAACGG
Proteins encoded in this window:
- a CDS encoding ABC transporter ATP-binding protein yields the protein MNSMIEVKNLGKKYNITHRLGGYIALRDVIANTFKNPLKFLKHKTKQVLGRETKEEFWALKDINFTINKGEAVGIIGSNG